The Enterobacter mori genomic interval CATTCATTGGGTGGGTCAACGTGACTGGGAAGTGCGCGATTTCCACGGGACGGAATACAAAACGCTGCGCGGCAGCAGCTACAACAGCTATCTCATCCGCGAAGGAAAAAACGTGCTGATCGATACCGTCGATCACAAGTTCAGCCGCGAGTTCGTGCAAAACCTGCGCAGCGAAATCGACCTGGACGCCATCGACTACATCATCATCAACCACGCGGAAGAAGATCACGCCGGTGCGCTGACCGAACTGATGTCTTACATTCCGAACACGCCTATCTACTGCACCACCAACGCGATTGACTCTATTAACGGCCATCACCACCACCCGGAGTGGAATTTCCACACCGTGAAAACAGGTGATTCCCTGGATATCGGCAACGGCAAACAGCTGATCTTCGTGGAAACCCCGATGCTGCACTGGCCAGACAGCATGATGACCTACATGACCGGCGACGCGGTGCTGTTCAGTAACGACGCCTTCGGCCAGCACTACTGCGATGAGCGTCTGTTCAACGACGAAGTGGATCAGACCGAACTGTTCGAGCAGTGCCAGCGCTACTACGCCAACATCCTTACGCCGTTCAGCCGTCTGGTGACGCCAAAAATTACCGAAATCCTCGGCTTCAACCTGCCGGTTGACATGATTGCCACCTCCCACGGCGTGGTGTGGCGTGAGAACCCGACCCAGATCGTCGAGCTGTACCTGAAGTGGGCGGCGGACTATCAGGAAGATCGCATCACTATTTTCTACGACACCATGTCCAACAACACCCGCATGATGGCGGACGCTATTGCCCAGGGCATCAACGAGGTTGATCCGAACGTGGCGGTGAAAATCTTCAACGTGGCGCGCAGCGATAAGAATGAGGTATTGACCAACGTGTTCCGCTCTAAGGGCGTGCTGGTGGGCACCTCCACCATGAACAACGTGATGATGCCGAAAATTGCCGGCCTGGTGGAAGAGATGACCGGCCTGCGTTTTCGCAACAAGCGAGCCAGCGCCTTCGGCTCCCACGGCTGGAGCGGCGGCGCGGTAGACCGTCTTTCTACCCGTCTGCAGGATGCGGGTTTTGAAATGTCCCTGAGCCTGAAGGCGAAATGGCGTCCGGATATCGACGCCCTGGAGATCTGCCGCCAGCATGGCCGCGACATTGCCCGTCAGTGGGCGCTCGCTGCGCTGCCGGAAGTGGCGGCAGCACCAACCGAACAGCAGGAAGCCTGCGCCTGTGCCGCCGCGGCAGCCGCCGATCTCGGCCCGCGCATGCAGTGCAGCGTCTGCCAGTGGATCTACGACCCGGAACTGGGCGAGCCATTGCAGGATGTTGCCCCGGGCACGCCGTGGCGCGACGTGCCGGACAACTTCCTCTGCCCGGAATGTTCCCTCGGTAAAGACGTCTTTGACGAACTGGGTACGGAGGCAAAATGAACAACGGTATCGTCATCATCGGCTCGGGCTTTGCCGCTCGGCAGCTGGTGAAAAATATCCGCAAGCAGGATGCCAGCGTGCCGCTGACGGTGATTGCCGCCGACA includes:
- the norV gene encoding anaerobic nitric oxide reductase flavorubredoxin, producing MSILVKNNIHWVGQRDWEVRDFHGTEYKTLRGSSYNSYLIREGKNVLIDTVDHKFSREFVQNLRSEIDLDAIDYIIINHAEEDHAGALTELMSYIPNTPIYCTTNAIDSINGHHHHPEWNFHTVKTGDSLDIGNGKQLIFVETPMLHWPDSMMTYMTGDAVLFSNDAFGQHYCDERLFNDEVDQTELFEQCQRYYANILTPFSRLVTPKITEILGFNLPVDMIATSHGVVWRENPTQIVELYLKWAADYQEDRITIFYDTMSNNTRMMADAIAQGINEVDPNVAVKIFNVARSDKNEVLTNVFRSKGVLVGTSTMNNVMMPKIAGLVEEMTGLRFRNKRASAFGSHGWSGGAVDRLSTRLQDAGFEMSLSLKAKWRPDIDALEICRQHGRDIARQWALAALPEVAAAPTEQQEACACAAAAAADLGPRMQCSVCQWIYDPELGEPLQDVAPGTPWRDVPDNFLCPECSLGKDVFDELGTEAK